AGATCTAAAAGCCACAATTGATAAAACAATTGTTATTGATGTAACTGAATTTAAAAATGTATTAAATAAAATAAATCAAACAAGAACTGGTACCGTCTTAATAATAATCAATAAAGATTTAAATATGGCCGCTATATATGATTTTAGGACTTTTTCACTCATAAAAAATGCATAAATAATGCTAAATATAAAAGCGAAGTATAAACCAACATATGTTTTCATAAATATCAAAACATAATCATAATAATAAATTGGGTTTTCACTAATATCACTAAAATCGAATATAAAAAAAGTTTTAAGATAATTAGTTAATATTTTTCAATCAACAGAAGCAGAAAAAATATCAACAAAACTTCAATTATAAATAATAGCTACTAAAAAAATAATCACACATAAGATAATTTTATTTCGGTTGTATCTTGCTGTTTTATAATATTCATTATTCCTTGTTTTTTTAAAAACAAAATCTTTTAAATATTTATTGTATATATAAATCAAAAATTCTAAAATAAAAACAACTAAAAAAATGTAAAATAAACTAATTCCTAAATATTGAAAATCATTCTTATTGTTTTCGATGAAAAATCCGATACCAATTATTCCTATTGAACCAAGAATTGTGCTTCATCTAACATTTGATTCATAAGCTAAAAAAGAATTTGTAACATATCTAGATTTATTAAGTAAATAAATATTTTTATAAAAACTTAAAAATTTCGATCTTCCTATTTTTATTTCTTGCCAATATATTTTAGTATCAGAACTTTCAATTATCTCAATAAAATACTTATGCATTCATAATCAAGTACTTCAGAAGAAAATCATTCAAGCAGCTAAAATACTAGAAAATGCACTTTGAAATAAAAGAATTATGATTAAGACTGGAAAAGATCGAAGAAAAACAACACTAAACTTGATACAAATAGCAATTGCTCTTTTATTTTTAAGATTAGAAGCCGCGTTATATGAAGTTATAATAGCTAAAATTAGACCGGTTATTGTTCCGCCAGTAACTGTTTTTAGTGTAATTCATAAATATTTAAAATTAATGATCCATAAAGATTGATTTGGTAAATCCGGATGATGCGAATTAAAATAAAACAACAAACCAATGTATCTAAAAAATCTCTTTAATCCGCTTGAGTATACACTAGTAAAGAAATTAAGTTGATACATAAAGAAAATTAATAAGATTAATGAAATAGAAATAAAAATAAACTTCTTTCGATTCTTGTTTTTAATTTTTTTAAAATATATTAATTTATTCATGATAATATTTTGTTAAATTGTCCATATTAAATTCATCATTTGGTATTTCTATAATTGATTTCTGTTCTTTATTAATGGTAAAAATATGATCGAACTCGCTAGCATTATTAAGATCATGTATAGCGACAAAAATTAATGACTTACTCTTGTATTTTTGAAAAAAATCAAAAACTTTTTTGGAATTTAAAATATCTAAATTACTAGTTGGTTCATCAGCTAAGATTATTTTCGGTTCATTAAAAAACATTTGTACTATGCTTAAACGTTGTTTTTGTCCTGATGATAAATTAGCTATTTTCTCAAAAGCTAGTTCTTCAACATTAAAATATTTTAATAAATCAAAAAGATAATTTTTCTGACTTTTAGTAAGAATTTTGAATAATTGATAAAAAATGTTTTTATATTTCCTAAAACCTAATAATATATTTTGAAAAAAATCTAATTCTTCGAGAAAATTATTATCAGGTCTAAGATAAAAAATTGATGATTTATATAACTTTTTCTCTTTTTTTGACATCATTTTAACATCTTTATGATCTTTTGATATTAATGAACCTTCTAAAATGAGATCTAAATCAAAAAAAGACTTTAAAATAGTAGATTTACCTACACCACTTTTTCCGATAATTCCATTTAATTCACCAATTTTTAATGTTAGATTGACATCTTCCAAAATTATATTTTTTTCGTAACCAATTTTTGCTTTTATAAATTTCATATTTTATTTATTTAAACTTTGTTTAACAACATCTCAAAATTCATTTTTAGGATCTTCAATATATCCATAACCATTAAATCCATTTAATGGACCTCATGGATCTTTACCATTTTTAGCTAATGACTCAAACACCTCAGCTAATTTTTTTATTTCTTCCTTTGTAATTTTAGCTGAATTATATAAACCTATATTATAAGGTAAAACATCTGTAACAGTTAAAAATGTAATCTTTTGACCGCTTCTCTTTGATGAATTAATTGTATATGGATCAAATTTTCCTGGTTTAAACCTACTATAAGCATATACACCTTCATTATCGAAGAAAATTTTAATATCTTTAAAACTTTCATCATTCATTTTTGATCATTTAGTTTCTTTAATCTTATCTTGATAGTTCTTATTTGTTGATAATTCTAATAATGAAGTAAATTTATCAGCAAATTGCTTTTTAAGCAATGCCTCTGGAAGTAAATATTTACTTCCTGAATCTTTTTTCCCAATTCCAAGACCATAATTTATGAATTCATTAAGATTTTTTTCATTTCATGCTTTAATAATACCATTTGTATCATTTTCATTAGCAACAATAACAATCAGACCTCTTTGGTATGGGGTTAATTCATCATTATAAAATGCCTTATAAACTCCATTTGAAAATTCGTTTTTATCATTTCATTCTGATCTAGGAAATTTTTTAAATAACTTTTCTTGTTCATTTGCTAAAACTCTTAATGGATCCTCTTCTCTTCCATTAATATATTTATCCATATTATGATTTAATGACCCTTTGAAAGCCTTCGTTTTAGTTTGGATGCCTAAATCAATTTTGCTTAGTTCAATATCCTTCTTATTTGCATAAACTTGTCCAGCTGATACAAAAACAAGGTCTTGACTACCTTTTAAAATATCATCCTTATTAGTTTGATATGCATCTGTATCTCCATCAAAACTAAACTTAACACTAAATTTTGAACCTCTTTGCTTCAATAATTTATTAACATCTGCTTCGAATTCTTGTTGTTTGTTCTTATCTTTTAAAGAATTCCCTAATTTGATATTAACAATCTTAGATTCAGAGCCTTCACTAAAGCTACATGAAGCAACGATTAAAGGCGCTAAAAGCGCACTACTAAACAATAATTTTTTAAATTTCATAAATGTTCTCCTTGATTTTTGGACAAAGTTAGGAGAAAAAAGACTCGCTACGCTAGAATTACCTAGATCAGCTACTAAGAGTATCTCTCGACCATTCTATAAATATAAAATAGTACCCCTGTCCATGACTATATTATAATACAAAAAGTATTTCACTACAATATTAGTTAATATTTAAAAAATAAAAATCTACATTTTACAATGTAGATAATGTGTTACCAGCTATAAAAGCTACACCAATAAAAATCACAAGAATTCCAAAAAATAATGGAAAATTAAATTTTACTCTTTCTCATGATGGTATGTAAAGTCCTGTTCTTTCATAAGGCAAATGAGTTTTTTTGGGATTATCATTATAATAAGTTTGCAGTTGTCTTTCTTTAAATTCACGAAGTTTTTTAATACTTATTTTAATATAGTAAAGAAAAAATAAAAGTCCAATCACAATAAAAATAGCACCGATTATTATTAATGCAATCTTATTTCCCGGAATATTAGAAACCTTTTCGTTATAAAAAGGATTAATTTCAAAATATTTTGTTATGGTTATATTCATAATTACTATTTTACCTTAAAATTATAAAAAACAATCCAAAATTGGATTGAATCGGTCAATTTCTTGAAATGGAGCGGGTGAAGGGAATCGAACCCTCATAGTCAGCTTGGAAGGCTGAAGTTCTGCCATTAAACTACACCCGCACTTTTGGAATGCTTAAATATTATAACACTTTTAAAATTAATAAAAATATTTTTTTATTTTTTTATTCCGCAAATTATAAAAGTCATATACAACTTTTAAAAATACATATAACTTATTTTATGTATCACATAATAATTATAGTTTCAACAACAACAACAACAAAAAAAAAAAAAAAAAAAAAAGCTTAAGGTCTATAATAATATATTTTAAAAAATATACTTATAAAATAATAAATTTTTTTAATATAATAAAAATACTTCTTTTTAAATTTTCATTTAGTTCAGGTTATAGTATAATATTTTGGATTCTTAAATAGGAGTATAGTTCAACGGTAGAACAACGGGCTTCAACCCCGTGTGTTGTGGGTTCGAATCCTGCTACTCCTGCCAGAAAAAATGTTTAATAAATGATGTTTTACCTCATATATTAAACATTTTTTTATATATAATTTTATTATGCAAAAAAAATATAAATTTGGTTTTATTGGAACAGGTGCTTTCGGTTCTGCGTTAGCTAATGTTTTAACAACTAATAATCATAAAGTTATAATGTACGGAATTAATGAACAAGAAGTAAGAAATATAAATAATGGTAATAATAGAAAATATTTTGAAAATTCTGAGTTTACAAATCCTGAATTAATCTCTGCTACAATGAATTTTGAATATTTAGTTGATAATTCTGAAATTCTAATGTTAGCCTTACCGTCAATCGCAATTAACGATACCTTAGCAACACTAAAAAAAATACGTCCAGAAAGAAAATATAACATTATAAATTTAGCAAAAAGTTTTGAAAAAAATACTAAGATGTTTTATTCAACCTATATTAAAGAATATATGAAAGATAATTTAGAAAATATCGCCACTTTTATTGGACCATCCTTTGCAAATGAATTATTCAATAAAAAAGCAACAATAATAAATGTTTTTGGAAATAATCCAAGATTCATTACTAGTATTCAAAAATATTTTAATAATGAATATTTTAGATTGCGCGTCGCGGATGATGCACTAGCTGCCGAATTATTTGCTTCGTTAAAAAATGTCTTAGCAATTGGGGTTGGAATACTGAGTTATTTTGATGATGCCAGAAATACAAATGCAGCATTTTTGACAATCGGTATCAAGGAAATTCTAAAAATTTATAAAGCGTTAGCAAAAACTAAATCATATAAATCAGTTGCTGATTTTGCAACATTTGGAGACTTAATTTTAACTTGTTCATCAACAAAGAGTAGAAATTTTTGTTATGGACTATCTATTGCTCAATACGGAATTATAGATACAGAAAAAAACTTCGAAGGTACTATAGAAGGTAAATTTACTGCAAAAATTTTAGAAGAGATATTAAAAGTTTTAAAAATTAAAACAACTATTTTTTGATTAATTATTAACATTTTAAATAACAAAATACAACCTAATAAAATTCTCTCATTTTTAGCAAAAAGTGATGAAATAGTGTAAAATATTGTCTATATTGACAAAGAAATGGAGATATAAATGTTCAAACACAAATATGATGAAAAAAATAGCGTTGTTAGTGTAACAACAATTTACGAATATGAAGAATTTGACAAAAAATTTAATAAACTTTTAAGTCAAGCTTGCTCAAAAATAAAAGTTCCTGGTTATAGACCTGGTAAAGCACCTAAAGAACAACTTTTAGCAAGAATTTCTCAATTTGAAATTCAAAATCAAGTACTTGATGAGTTTTTAAACTCCAAAAAATCAGATATTTTTAAATATTTACAAGATCAAGGAATTAAATTTGTACCTTATATTGATGGAGTAGATATTAAAGACTCTAAAGATAAGGATAATAAAGATCTTGAATTAGAAGTCACTTTCGCGACTTTTCCATTATTAGAAAATGTAAAATACGATGATGTTGATGTTGAATTTAGCATCAAACAAATATCTAAAAGCGATCTTGAAAATGAAAAACAAGCAATTTTTAGTAAATTTAATACTCCAGAAAAAGTTGAAGATAAAAATGCAAAATCTAAATTAAATGATATTGTAAATATTGATTTTAAAGGTTATATCAATGACCAGCCTTTCGATGGTGGTGAAGCTGAAGGTTATAATCTAAAATTAGGTTCAAATACATTTATACCAGGTTTTGAAGAACAACTTTTAGATAAAAAAGTAGGATACAAAGGAGAAGTAAAAGTTAAGTTCCCTGAAAATTATTTTGTTAAAGAATATGCTAACAAAGATGTTGTTTTTGATGTTAAAATTAATGAAATTTTAAGAAATAAATATCATAAAATTGATGATGAGGTTGTTAAAAAGCTAAATATTGAAAATGTTAATAATGTAAAAGAATTTGATAAATATATGAATAGTTTAATTTGTATGAATAACTTAACAAAAGCAATCAACAATTATCTTGAAAAATTAGCTCATGAAGTTTTTAAAAAATCTAACATTTCTATTCATAAATTCTTTTTAACAGACGAAATGAAATCAATGAAATCTGATTTTGAAAAGGCATTAAATACAAATGGATTGAAAAAGCGAGATTATTTAAAATTAATTAAATCTTCTGATGAAGACTTAGAAAAGGAATTTTTTAATCAAGCACTTGAAAAAGTTGGTGCAAATCTTGTCCTTATGAATATGAAAAATAATATTGAAGAAAACGATAAGGATTATGAAGAAAAATATATCAAAACTTTTGAAAAGCATTTTCCAAGCGAAGCACAAGAACTCTCAAAATTTATTTCTTATTTCCTTAGAATATTTGAAAAAATTGGTAAAACAAAAGTTGTTGATGAAGTGAACAATTATATTTCAAAAAATTTTAAATAATTATTTATTCTATTTAAAAACTGGTTTTTAACCTGTTTTTTTTTTTTTTTTTTTTAAAAAAAAAAAAAAAAAAAACACCACCATTAGGTGATGATATGGCTGCCCCAGTTAGATTCGAACTAACGCGTGTCGGAACCAAAACCCGATGCCTTACCGCTTGGCTATGGGGCAAAAAATGGTGGGGGGGGAGGGATTCGAACCCCCGAATCCTAAGAAAGTGGGTTACAGCCACCCGCATTTGGCCGCTTTGCTACCCCCCCATTTTTTGATTGCTATAATATTATACATAAAAACAAAAAAAATAAAGAAAATAATATTTAAATTTTTATAAAAATTTTCCTTTAATTTTTAAGTATAAAAAATATATTTATGCATTGTATAACATATATTTATTTTTAAATTTTAAATATTTTAATATAATAAATATGATTTTTCAACATAAAGAAAAAGGGAGGTCATAAAAAATGGCTAATATCAAATCAAAAGTGAAAAGCATTGTTAAAATGGAACAAGCACGTCAAAAAAATGCTGCTATGAAATCACGTGTTAAAACAGCAATTCGTAAAGCAAGAGAAGCTGTGCTAGCAAAAAGTGAAAATGCAAATAGTTTAATTGCACAAGCACACAAAATAATTGCAAAAGCAGTCTCAAAAGGCGTTTTCCATACAAACAAAGGTGCTAGAAAACACTCACGTTTAGATATGTTTGTAAATAAAGCAAAATAAGTTTATAAACATACATTTTCAAGTAGGCAAATAATTTTTGATGTTTTATCCAAAATTATTTGCCTACTTTTTAATAAAAAATAAAATATTGCTTTTCAAATTAATTAAAATACAATAAAATTTATTCATTATGTATGAAAGTAAATTAAATATTAAACAAACTCAAAAAGCAATTCAAGACCTAAAAAAATTCTTTCAGAAAAGCTTACAAAAATCGCTAAATTTAACAAGAGCTACAGCTCCACTATTTGTTGAAACTAAAACTGGCCTTAATGATGGATTAAACGGGGAAAAACCTGTTACCTTTAATCCGAAAAACGATAATTTTATCAACCTTGAAATTGTTCATTCATTAGCAAAATGAAAGAGAAATGCATTAAAAGAATATCATTATGAAGTGGGTGAAGGAATTTATACTGATATGAACGCAATTAGACGTGAAGAAGATTTGGATAATACTCATTCATATTATGTTGATCAATGAGACTGAGAAAAAATTATTTCAAAAGATCAAAGAAATATTGATTTTCTTAAAGAAACAGTAAATAAAATATACAATTCTATCTATCAAACTAAATTAATGCTTATAGAGCAATATCCAATACTAAAAAATAATTTAGTCAAAAATGTTTTTTTTATTTCATCTCAGGAATTAGAAGACTTATATCCAAATTTAACTCTTTCAGAACGTGAAAATAAAATAGCAAAAGAAAAAGGTGCAGTTTTCATATATCAAATTGGTCACAAATTAAAGTCAGGATTAATTCACTCGTTAAGGGCATTTGACTATGATGACTGGAATTTAAATGGTGATTTAATTGTTTATTCAAATATCTTAAATAAAGCATTAGAACTTTCATCAATGGGTATTAGAGTTGATGAAAAATCGATTCTAAAACAAACAAAATTAAGTTACCAAGAAATTTATAAACTTTCTCCATATCATAAAGCACTTTTGGATTCAAAACTTCCATTAACAATTGGTGGCGGTATTGGTCAAAGTAGACTAAGTATGTTTTTACTTGAAAAAATACATATTGGTGAAGTTCAAGCAAGTTATTGACCAAAAGAGTATCGTGATGAATTAGAAAAAGAAGGTATTAAACTTTTATAATTCCATTTTATTTTTATACTAGCAAAAATAGTTAAAATTCTATTTTTGTTTTTTTTTATAATTTTTTAATTTGTATTTATTATTATTATTATTATTTATTATCCAATGACTTTTTTAAGAAATATTGTTATATAAAATAATCATTTGAAACTTATTTTAATGTATTTTAATATCATTTTAATAGATAGATTATTTGTAATTTTTTAAGTATTTTACCTATATGTACTACGCCAGTTGTGGTGACTTCTTGTTTAGTTTTAGGAGGAAATTCAGAAATGCAAAAAAAAAAAAAAAAAAAAAATCAAATAAGTCCTAAAAATTCTAATAAGGTTAACAAAAATAAACAAGAGAAAATTAAAAATCCTAACAAATCAGATAAATCAAATATGTAAGATCAAGCAAATCCTAATGGGTCAAATGAATTAGAAGAAAACCGAAAAAATTCTAATAAATCTACAAATGATTCATTAGCAATGAATACCAAACAATGTAAAAATAAAAGAAGGAGATTTTTTAATTTTTACTAAAAGTTCTGAAAATAGCAAATAACAATTGAACTAAAAATACTAAAATGTATATAAAGATATTGATGTAACATCAAAAATTATAGTTAATGTTATTTAAAAAAATACATTAGATTTTGAATTTAATATTGATGAAAAAATGACGCCTAATTTAAAAATTCAATTGGTAAAAATTTTAGAATTATTAATTCGTGATGTTGAAGTTCAACTTTAATTTATTAAGTTAAATAGAATAAAAAACATTAACATTTATAATGTTAATATTTTTAAATTATTTAAATCACTAATTATTAAACTTTTATTAATGAAATAGTTTGTATATCTTTATTAAATAGTTTTCTGCCATTTAGATCTTTAAGTTCTAAAAGCACAATTACTTTAATAACCTTAACTCCTTGTGATTCTAATAATTTTATGATTGCGTTAGTAGTTCCACCGGTCGCTAAAACATCATCAACAATGGCTGCTGTTTGTCCTTGTTTGACAAAACCTTTTTGAATTTCTAAAACATTCGAACCATATTCCAAATCATATGACATAGAGATTACTTCACCAGGTAATTTATGTGGTTTTCTAACCATAATAAATGGTTTTTTTAAAATAGCTGCTGCTGGGGTCCCAAATAAAAAACCTCTGGCATCTGGTCCAACAATAATATCAACATCTCCTGCATATTCTGCAATTTTATTAATTGTATAATTTAAAGCTTCTCCATTTGCTAAAAGCGGCGAAATATCTTTAAACATTATTCCGGGTCTTGGAAAATCTTTAACATCTCTAATATATTTTTCTATATTCATTTTGTTCCCTTAATTTATTCTTACATCCTCAAAAAACTCTAATACATCATCTAATGCAATATCATTGAAATTTTTAATATGAGTACCAAATTCTTTTCCTTTTGCAACTTCTTTAACATCATTTAATTCACGGCGAAGGCTCTCTATAACCCCTTCATAAATTAATTTTCCTTTTCTATAAACTTTTACTTTTGATCTTTCTTTAACTACACCAGAATCTTGTAGACATCCAGCGATCTTACCGACTTTAGAATAAAAGAAAACTTTAATAATATGAGCCTCGCCTATTTTTCTTTCTTCATAAATTGGAGTTTTTTCACCTTCTAAAAAATTATTACAATCTTCCACAATTTTATAAATAACTGTATGTTCAATAATACTAATACCAAGGTTAGTTGCGTTTTGCTTTATTGTACTTGGTGTTTTGAGGTTAAAAACAAAAATAA
This DNA window, taken from Mycoplasmopsis cynos, encodes the following:
- a CDS encoding ABC transporter permease subunit — encoded protein: MNKLIYFKKIKNKNRKKFIFISISLILLIFFMYQLNFFTSVYSSGLKRFFRYIGLLFYFNSHHPDLPNQSLWIINFKYLWITLKTVTGGTITGLILAIITSYNAASNLKNKRAIAICIKFSVVFLRSFPVLIIILLFQSAFSSILAAWMIFFWSTWLWMHKYFIEIIESSDTKIYWQEIKIGRSKFLSFYKNIYLLNKSRYVTNSFLAYESNVRWSTILGSIGIIGIGFFIENNKNDFQYLGISLFYIFLVVFILEFLIYIYNKYLKDFVFKKTRNNEYYKTARYNRNKIILCVIIFLVAIIYNWSFVDIFSASVDWKILTNYLKTFFIFDFSDISENPIYYYDYVLIFMKTYVGLYFAFIFSIIYAFFMSEKVLKSYIAAIFKSLLIIIKTVPVLVWFILFNTFLNSVTSITIVLSIVAFRSLAKHFCTKINSYSESEISFYLTLGYNTWSIYCKKILPNAWRDVMGLILFEFENTFRNGISYGIFATIVLSKKLSEYQDQNTYDRIFPLILPAFLFFILLELTFFVIKYFNNKAKKTQN
- a CDS encoding ATP-binding cassette domain-containing protein, whose product is MKFIKAKIGYEKNIILEDVNLTLKIGELNGIIGKSGVGKSTILKSFFDLDLILEGSLISKDHKDVKMMSKKEKKLYKSSIFYLRPDNNFLEELDFFQNILLGFRKYKNIFYQLFKILTKSQKNYLFDLLKYFNVEELAFEKIANLSSGQKQRLSIVQMFFNEPKIILADEPTSNLDILNSKKVFDFFQKYKSKSLIFVAIHDLNNASEFDHIFTINKEQKSIIEIPNDEFNMDNLTKYYHE
- the cypl gene encoding ABC transporter thiamine pyrophosphate-binding lipoprotein p37/Cypl — encoded protein: MKFKKLLFSSALLAPLIVASCSFSEGSESKIVNIKLGNSLKDKNKQQEFEADVNKLLKQRGSKFSVKFSFDGDTDAYQTNKDDILKGSQDLVFVSAGQVYANKKDIELSKIDLGIQTKTKAFKGSLNHNMDKYINGREEDPLRVLANEQEKLFKKFPRSEWNDKNEFSNGVYKAFYNDELTPYQRGLIVIVANENDTNGIIKAWNEKNLNEFINYGLGIGKKDSGSKYLLPEALLKKQFADKFTSLLELSTNKNYQDKIKETKWSKMNDESFKDIKIFFDNEGVYAYSRFKPGKFDPYTINSSKRSGQKITFLTVTDVLPYNIGLYNSAKITKEEIKKLAEVFESLAKNGKDPWGPLNGFNGYGYIEDPKNEFWDVVKQSLNK
- a CDS encoding NAD(P)H-dependent glycerol-3-phosphate dehydrogenase, which produces MQKKYKFGFIGTGAFGSALANVLTTNNHKVIMYGINEQEVRNINNGNNRKYFENSEFTNPELISATMNFEYLVDNSEILMLALPSIAINDTLATLKKIRPERKYNIINLAKSFEKNTKMFYSTYIKEYMKDNLENIATFIGPSFANELFNKKATIINVFGNNPRFITSIQKYFNNEYFRLRVADDALAAELFASLKNVLAIGVGILSYFDDARNTNAAFLTIGIKEILKIYKALAKTKSYKSVADFATFGDLILTCSSTKSRNFCYGLSIAQYGIIDTEKNFEGTIEGKFTAKILEEILKVLKIKTTIFWLIINILNNKIQPNKILSFLAKSDEIV
- the tig gene encoding trigger factor, with translation MFKHKYDEKNSVVSVTTIYEYEEFDKKFNKLLSQACSKIKVPGYRPGKAPKEQLLARISQFEIQNQVLDEFLNSKKSDIFKYLQDQGIKFVPYIDGVDIKDSKDKDNKDLELEVTFATFPLLENVKYDDVDVEFSIKQISKSDLENEKQAIFSKFNTPEKVEDKNAKSKLNDIVNIDFKGYINDQPFDGGEAEGYNLKLGSNTFIPGFEEQLLDKKVGYKGEVKVKFPENYFVKEYANKDVVFDVKINEILRNKYHKIDDEVVKKLNIENVNNVKEFDKYMNSLICMNNLTKAINNYLEKLAHEVFKKSNISIHKFFLTDEMKSMKSDFEKALNTNGLKKRDYLKLIKSSDEDLEKEFFNQALEKVGANLVLMNMKNNIEENDKDYEEKYIKTFEKHFPSEAQELSKFISYFLRIFEKIGKTKVVDEVNNYISKNFK
- the rpsT gene encoding 30S ribosomal protein S20; the protein is MANIKSKVKSIVKMEQARQKNAAMKSRVKTAIRKAREAVLAKSENANSLIAQAHKIIAKAVSKGVFHTNKGARKHSRLDMFVNKAK
- the asnA gene encoding aspartate--ammonia ligase gives rise to the protein MYESKLNIKQTQKAIQDLKKFFQKSLQKSLNLTRATAPLFVETKTGLNDGLNGEKPVTFNPKNDNFINLEIVHSLAKWKRNALKEYHYEVGEGIYTDMNAIRREEDLDNTHSYYVDQWDWEKIISKDQRNIDFLKETVNKIYNSIYQTKLMLIEQYPILKNNLVKNVFFISSQELEDLYPNLTLSERENKIAKEKGAVFIYQIGHKLKSGLIHSLRAFDYDDWNLNGDLIVYSNILNKALELSSMGIRVDEKSILKQTKLSYQEIYKLSPYHKALLDSKLPLTIGGGIGQSRLSMFLLEKIHIGEVQASYWPKEYRDELEKEGIKLL
- a CDS encoding adenine phosphoribosyltransferase — its product is MNIEKYIRDVKDFPRPGIMFKDISPLLANGEALNYTINKIAEYAGDVDIIVGPDARGFLFGTPAAAILKKPFIMVRKPHKLPGEVISMSYDLEYGSNVLEIQKGFVKQGQTAAIVDDVLATGGTTNAIIKLLESQGVKVIKVIVLLELKDLNGRKLFNKDIQTISLIKV